From Rhinopithecus roxellana isolate Shanxi Qingling chromosome 17, ASM756505v1, whole genome shotgun sequence, one genomic window encodes:
- the GGCX gene encoding vitamin K-dependent gamma-carboxylase isoform X5, whose amino-acid sequence MMLGLCYRISCVLFLLPYWYVFLLDKTSWNNHSYLYGLLAFQLTFMDANHYWSVDGLLNARRRNAHVPLWNYAVLRGQIFIVYFIAGVKKLDADWVEGYSMEYLSRHWLFSPFKLLLSEELTSLLVVHWGGLLLDLSAGFLLFFDASRSIGLFFVSYFHCMNSQLFSIGMFSYVMLASSPVFCSPEWPRKLVSHCPQRLQELLLLKAAPQPSVSCVYKRSQGKGGQKPGLRHQLGAAFTLLYLLEQLFLPYSHFLTQGYNNWTNGLYGYSWDMMVHSRSHQHVKITYRDGRTGELGYLNPGVFTQSRRWKDHADMLKQYATCLSRLLPKYNVTEPQIYFDIWVSINDRFQQRIFDPRVDIVQAAWSPFQRTSWVQPLLMDLSPWRAKLQEIKSSLDNHTEVVFIADFPGLHLENFVSEDLGNTSIQLLQGEVTVELVAEQKNQTLREGEKMQLPAGEYHKVYTTSPSPSCYMYVYVNTTELALEQDLAYLQELKEKVENGSETGPLPPELQPLLEGEVKGGPEPTPLVQTFLRRQQRLQEIERRRNTPFHERFFHFLLRKLYVFRRSFLMTCISLRNLILGRPSLEQLAQEVTYANLRPFEPVGEPSPSNMDSSHPNPPESNPDPVHSEF is encoded by the exons GTCCGTGGACGGTCTGCTGAATGCCCGTAGGAGGAATGCCCACGTGCCCCTCTGGAACTATGCAGTGCTGCGTGGCCAG atcttCATTGTGTACTTCATTGCGGGTGTGAAAAAGCTGGATGCAGACTGGGTTGAAGGCTATTCCATGGAATATTTGTCCCGGCACTGGCTCTTCAGTCCCTTCAA ACTGTTGTTGTCCGAGGAGCTGACTAGCCTGCTGGTCGTGCACTGGGGTGGGCTGCTGCTTGACCTCTCAGCTGGTTTCCTGCTCTTTTTTGATGCCTCAAGATCCATTGGCCTCTTCTTTGTGTCCTACTTCCACTGCATGAATTCCCAGCTTTTCAGCATTG GTATGTTCTCCTACGTCATGCTGGCCAGCAGCCCTGTCTTCTGTTCCCCTGAGTGGCCTCGGAAGCTGGTGTCCCACTGCCCCCAAAGGTTGCAAGAACTGTTGCTCCTCAAGGCAGCCCCTCAGCCCAGTGTTTCCTGTGTGTATAAGAGGAGCCAGGGCAAAGGTGGCCAGAAACCAGGACTGCGCCATCAGCTGGGAGCTGCCTTCACTCTGCTCTATCTCCTGGAGCAGCTATTCCTGCCCTATTCTCATTTTCTCACCCAG GGCTATAACAACTGGACAAATGGGCTGTATGGCTATTCCTGGGACATGATGGTGCACTCCCGCTCCCACCAGCACGTGAAGATCACCTACCGTGATGGCCGCACTGGCGAACTGGGCTACCTTAACCCTGGG GTATTTACACAGAGCCGGCGATGGAAGGATCATGCAGACATGCTGAAGCAATATGCCACTTGCCTGAGCCGCCTGCTTCCCAAGTATAATGTCACTGAGCCCCAGATCTACTTTGATATTTGGGTCTCCATCAATGACCGCTTCCAGCAGAG GATTTTTGACCCTCGTGTGGACATCGTGCAGGCCGCTTGGTCCCCCTTTCAGCGCACATCCTGGGTGCAACCACTCTTGATGGACCTGTCTCCCTGGAGGGCCAAGTTACAGGAaatcaagagcagcctggacaaccaCACTGAGGTGGTcttcattgcagatttccctg GACTGCACTTGGAAAATTTTGTGAGTGAAGACCTGGGCAACACTAGCATCCAGCTGCTGCAGGGGGAAGTGACTGTGGAGCTTGTGGCAGAACAGAAGAACCAGACTCTTCGAGAGGGAGAAAAAATGCAG TTGCCTGCTGGTGAGTACCATAAGGTGTATACGACATCACCTAGCCCTTCTTGCTACATGTACGTCTATGTCAACACTACAGAGCTTGCACTGGAGCAAGACCTGGCATATCTGcaagaattaaaggaaaaggTGGAGAATGGAAGTG AAACAGGGCCTCTACCCCCAGAGCTGCAGCCTCTGTTGGAAGGGGAAGTAAAAGGGGGTCCTGAGCCAACACCTCTGGTTCAGACCTTTCTCAGACGCCAACAAAGGCTCCAAGAGATTGAACGCCGGCGAAATACTCCTTTCCACGAGCGATTCTTTCACTTCTTGTTGCGAAAGCTCTATGTCTTTCGCCGCAG cTTCCTGATGACTTGTATCTCACTTCGAAATCTGATATTAGGCCGCCCTTCCCTGGAGCAGCTGGCCCAGGAGGTGACTTATGCAAACTTGAGACCCTTTGAGCCAGTTGGAGAACCGAGTCCTTCAAACATGGATTCTTCACATCCTAATCCTCCTGAGTCAAATCCTGATCCTGTCCACTCAGAGTTCTGA